The Tursiops truncatus isolate mTurTru1 chromosome 9, mTurTru1.mat.Y, whole genome shotgun sequence DNA segment AATTTTTTGTGGCAGGGTGAATGAACCGCCATTGCTATCACTGGTCCTGGGAACCACCCTCCCATTCACGGATCTCCTACCCCTGGGAGCATGTGTATCCTAACAAGGTAGGCAGGGACGACAAGGGTGGGTCTTTCCTCCTGGTGCCTAGAAGAAAGCTCTCAGATCCATTCTGATAGGGGTGGAGCGCCAGGGTGTATGCAGGACTCTGACTGTTAGAGTATTGCCCAGTGTCTAAGGATTGAGGCCCTGCTGAGCCCTTCTCCAGCCCACATCCAGGAAAAGCACAAATACTGAAGGTAGGCCGTGAGGCTTATCTACTTTCTGGGCAATCCCAAACTTGTCTGTACCTCTGTCTTGACTTTGTTTTAATCAGACAGTGATCCCCAAAGGAGACAGTGAGCAACAGAGTACGGGCAAGTAGAGGCAGCGAGAGGTCAAGCAGGAGAAACTGGGAGATGCCTCGAGGAATGGATATGAAGATAATCAGAACCGGACCCAAAGACAGAACAGCAGAGACACCAactgcaatgaaaagaaagaggcaAGTGGAGTGACTGCATGAAAGAGAACATGCAatcttagaaagagaaaaattgaacACAAAAGCATATAGCAGAGTCTGCATTTGAGGGAGGTAAAAGATCAATATAGCCACAGGGAGTGAGAACCAGAGGGGCTGATTAGTCTTCTGAGCCTGAGGCCATCGGGATGGAAAGTgggatttttctctgatgatAAACACCTTGTTCCTGCATCCTGGTATTACTTCAAAAGATCATGCAGCTTGCACTGCTAGGCGAGGCTCACTTATTCAAAGATTCTAAAGAAGTCCAGACCAGCTTTCATCTTCATTCAGTGACAATTGTCAAATACccatttcagaataaaaaatttagCCCAGTGAATCCTTGTTTATTCAAAGATCAGACTTCCTGCAGCTTTAGCCTCCAGAACCCAGCTGTAAACCTCGGAGAAGCTGGAAAGATCTCTGAGCTGGTGAGGAATCTTTATTAGGACCCAGGTGCTTTACTCCTAGCAGGGACCTTCATCTATTAACTCTTATTTAATGTGGAATTATAACAAGACTTGCTATCTTATTTTTCAGGCGATGCCCAGTAAGAAAGAACAAATTGCAAAGGGCGAGTTATGTTGGTAGCAAAGAAAATGCTACTTTTATCGCCTGACAGTGAGGAAGGCAACAGAAAAACTCACACCAGATTCAGAGTTAAGAAAGCctgggactgggcttccctggtggcgcagtggttgagagtctgcctgccaatgcagtggacacgggttcgtgccccagtctaggaggatcccacgtgccgcggggcggctgggcccgtgagccatggccactgagcctgcgcgtccggagcctgtgctccgcaacaggagaggccacagcggtgagaggcctgcgtaccgcaaaaaaaaaaaaaagaaaaagaaagaaagcctggGACCTTTCAGGGTTGATACAAACAGTCCAGCAGAGACATCTCAGGTCCAGGTGTCCTCCCTGTAATATCTCACAGTTAGTTGAATGCTTGTGAACATTTCAGAAGTAGAGGAATCTTAGAGATGATCTCATCTAACTCCTTCATTAGAATGTTTCCAATATACTAAATTCAACCTTACTGGCTTTCATATATATCCAGTCAATATTGCTAAAATGAAAGTTTTGGCGTTTGAAAGGGTAAAATTCTGTCATctgaaaatcatttttgtttggaGCACTTAATTCTCTGATAATGCTCAATAATTTTAGCATTAGGATAGGCAGGCCGTGGCACTGGTGCCACCTCTTTCGTTAGGATGACCCTCTCTGCATTAGCTTGGTTTCTCTGTTCAAAAGGCAAGGCATGACAGTAGCATTTCTGTTGGCCCCCTTCATGTTTCTCCTCTACATTAGACCAGGCTTCAGGAAAGAAGAGTCTAGATATATAGGTCATAACTGATTTTCTGACTGATTCTTTTTGGGGACTTTGGGAAAAGTTGAGAAGTATATCCTTGGTTaacaatgtatttatttggctataGCTCTAGTTTCTTTATATCTTACTACAGAACTTTGGAAAGGTGTTCATTCAATCCAGCATCCTGATCTCTTAGGACCAAAGAAATCTGTCCCCCACTTTCCCGCCATGCCCAGACTTCTGTTATGTCTCTCCTGGCTCTGTCCTCACTCTTGGGTGTTTGTGTTACAGTCACTCAATGTTAAAGCATATCTTAGACTCCTGCAATTCACCAGGCAAAACATTCAGCCTCTGGAGGCATCTTGAATTACCATTCCAGCCCTTTTTTCCAGCCCAGGTCACGTTATGATACGAATCACAATCTTATGCTTGTCAAGAAGTTACAAGGGGCAAAGAGCATCGGTGTTTCTTGTTTTATCTTTGCTGCTCTGAGTTGGTGGTATGTGTTTTGTGGCTGGTCTCTGTAAATGGAGTAGAGAATGAAGAATTTCTGGATTACTGTGTGCTGGTCCCTGCTCCCCGGTCCTGGTGCCAGCCAGTCTCTCAGGGAGATGCTCTGGGACATGAGGACCGCATTAAGTCATGCCTCAAGGCATGGAAAAGGCTAAGGAGGGACTGGGCCCAGATATCCTTCTGATGCCCTTGGGACGAGGCTGTGCGGTAGGCTGTGTAGGCCAGGGTCAGCGCTGTCCTTTCGAAGTCCTCTTTCTTGAGGGTGCCTGGGTGGTTGGAGAGGCTGGCGCTCAGCCGCCGGATGTCTGGGATGCTCTTGGGGATCACATCATTGCAGATGGCGCGGAAGTCCGAGGCCTTCCGCAGGGAGGAGAGCTCCTCGTCCTTGATGGAGATCTTCAGGTCAGGGCTGATCTCAAGTTCAGCCAGAAGGAACTGGGGGGAAACATGGGGTGTGGAAAAGCATGAGGCACTCGCTGTGGAGGACATCACTGGATTCACGATCACGTGCGTTCATGTAGGGAGGTGACTTGCAACGAGCTTTGGAATCGAGAGGCCTGGGTCCCAGTCCTGACTTTCCCACCACCTGCGTAACCTCGGACGAGTCACCTAACTTCTCTCAGCCTCCTATTCTTCCTCTGTGGAATGATTAATAACAACAGTACTTCACTGGGATATTGTGAGGAGTAAATAAGACAAATATGAGTGACACCTGTCACTGTGCCTGGTACAAGGCCCCTATTAAGTGACTCTTTGTTGTTTCTAGTGTCCCGAATcacccccttctctccttcctccctcccacccaccaaaGATCTTCTAAAGCGCAGACTGACTATTTTGGATAATTTAAAATCAGAAGCTGGGAATTAGAAGGCTGCAGAGAATTGTGCTAGGAATTAAGTGTGCTGCAGAGATTTGCCCTCATTTCTCGACTGTTCTTTAAGAGTAGGGGTGAGGTCTGTCACAGGCACCCCCTGCTCAGTGCCAGGCTCATATCAGGAACCTCATCAGTACCATTTAGACGGAGTCCTAACTCTCCCCTCTGTCTCTGGCTTCCCCTGGCTCTCATCCATCCTGCGCGCTACTGTCTGTTATCTTCCTAAAACAGGCCTCTTGCTCTGACTCCCACGTTCATGACCTGGCAGAGGTTACGCATTTTCCAGTTCGTTCCCCGAGGCAGGATTTGAAATCTTCTGCCTGGTTCAGCTGCTTGACTATAGCAGGCTGTCCCCTTCTTAGTCAGACAGTCCTAGTACATGCAGGATGTCAGAGggcgcccagacaggaggggaaCTTTGGCGATCTTTGGAGTCCCTCCTTTAACAGCTGAGGAGATTCAGGCCCAGGGAGAAATGGTGGCTTATGCAAGGTTACGTAGCCGATGGGCGGCAGAACCAGAACTAAAGCTTAGGTCTCGAACCTGGAATTTTTTCACTGAACCTAACCAAGCGGCCTTGGGTAAATTTACCTGTGGTTTGGAGGAGAAGTGGGGTCTTGGTGCCAGAGGtatgagaggcagagggagagagcctTTGGGGCGGCCCCAGATTCAAAAATGGGGCTGTCACAGTATGAGGTTACtgagacacagctccactcagaCAATAGGTTTGGCATTGCCTGGGCGCTGCTGGTGAGTCCTGGCTTAAAGCTCTGGCTGGGGAATATTGCCCCGCTCTGTTGCTTGGGTGCAGGTAGAGGCGCCTCTGGGCCAAGCCTAAATCTCTAATTTTGCCTCGACGAAACCCCTAATGCCAACCTTCCCTGGGACGGCATGCGGGAAAGGAGAAGGGGGTGCGAGGAACACTTTCCTCTGGGATGGGCAGGATTCCACTACCTCCACACAGAAGTCTAGGCCAGTCCCCCGGGCAACAGAGGTCACTCATTTTCAGGGGCTCAGGTCACTTCtccagaaaatacagagaaggagCCATGCCTTTTGAGTTGCTTGCGTGGCCCACTCTCCCCTCTGCCTACCTCATAGAGCAGCTCTACTTCCTCCAGGGAGCTCTGCAGGACAGGGTTCAAGGGCACCGACGAGGATCTCTTTGGCCGGTGGGCGGCAGGGAAGAGCacggctgaaagaaaaaaagagtgagctCGCCGGGCTGCAGCgtgcagtggcttctcccgtGGGTGAACCCCAAGGTTAGCCATACAGTCTTGAAAGTGACTGACTCCAAGTGGTGGTGGAGCTGCGAGAAAGAGGGGCAGCTTCTTTAAGACACTTGGTTGTGATTTACCAGAAAACTGGGCAATAACTGTAAAAATTGGTGAGACCTCGAGGTAAGTAGGGCCCCCGGAAGTTGTGCAAAGCGCCATGTGCGTAACCGTACATGACAGCTCTGCTTCTTGATAAGGGCGCCCTTGGGCCATCAAGATAGTGTCCAGTGATGTCCAGAGTACTGTGTTGAAGAAGGGAACTGCATAAGCAAGGATTTCTATTAGAAATGATAAGAATGAAACATCTTCAACGTAAAGGACACTGGTAGGAATCTCCCACCTCCTAGAAAAGCTGGTTGGCTATAATATTGCTTTCTCTGTAATCCGTTTATTATCTAGCCCACAAGTTCCTCAGGGGCTTGGATCAATGTGCTTTCATGTTTATGCCTGTGCAGCATAGCCTGGCAGGTTTCCAGGGTGCCCACAAGGTGCAGTTGTTGGCAGACCGCATCCCTGCATTGATGGGGGCCTTGACAGGCAGAGGGGTAGACCTGCTTCTGCAGACCATCTTGGGGGATGGAGCCTACAAACTCCAGAGCAATAGTTCCTGGCCCAGAATTTTAGCAGGATTTGTTCTCTTTGCCAGAAAAGTGCCCATTTCCCACAGAATCATAGATTTTAGGACTTGAGAAGGCCTTAGCCTCTGCTCACTCACAGCCTCTGCCTCTGGTCTCAGGTGGAGCTCAGGAGAGCGAGGCATCTCCTTCCTACTCCACAGGTTCACAACCTTGACCATACATTAGAGTCGCCCAGGGTGTGTGGGTCCCAGCTCCAGTAGTTCTGATTTAAGTGACTAGGATGTGATTGAGACAGTCAACTTTTTGAAAGCTTCCTAGGTACTTCTAATGGCAGCCAGGTTGCCAGTCAGAAGGTGCTTGACCCAAGCCTGTGTAGAAGGAGCTGTTCCTGCTGAGCGGATGCTCCCAATTCAGCCCAATGCTTCCCAGCCTTgactgtgcatcagaatcacctgggagctttatAAACCTACACGCCCAAGGCCGCCTCCCAGGCCAGTTCATGGGCATCTCTGGGGTGGATGTAGGCATTGGGACTTCTGACAGCTCCCCGGTGTTACAACGGGCAGGCAGTGTCCATAACCACTGGGTTACCCAGACCCACCACCAAGCAGCTGGTGCCTGGCTAGAATTCAGAGCTCACTCCCATCCGATGAGGCCTTATAGGGGCATCTGAAGAGACCAAGGCCCTCGTGTTCTCGGAGACAAGAGAGTGGCGGCACAAGGAGGGGTGTACTTTGACCCTACTTTCTCCTTGGTGGGAGGTGACACTAGGACCAGAACTGGTCCTGGACCAAGATGCGGCCTATTCCTTCTTACCATGAAACCCCTTTTCAAGGTAGGATTGAGAGCAACTCCTTTATGTCTTCTCTGTTATTGTGAAATGAAAGGTATtgttccctttaaaaatattcacactgCAGCAGGTGAAGGGGATAGGAGGGAACAAGGTCCTGGCACGGGGCCCTTTCTCCTGCCTCCCGGGAAGTTATTCAAGGCCAGACCTACACGCTCTTCACTCAATTGCTTCTCTGCGAACAGCTACTTCCTTTAACATGCACACCCCTGGTGGACCCCTAGTTCTCAAGAGTTGGGAAGAAAATACTTCCTGATGCAAAGTTGGGCTTAATAATGGAAATGTTGCTTCCAGGAGGCCTTgttctcataatttttaaaataataacacagTTTGGGGAAGATTGTTAAAAAACAATTCAACCTCTGGACTAGGGCTGATCATTGCTTCAGAAAGTATATGTGGGGAGCCCCGGAGTCTCACAGATGGACCCCTTCCCCCTTCTTCCCACCTTCCACGGGTGCCCCTCACGTTGCTGTGGCTGCTCTGacggtgtgtgtgggggaggggcttTTATGGCCCTCTGGGCTGTGACGTGCAGCCAGCTCTGGGGCAGGCGTCTCGGCATCTGCCCGTGTCTGACCTCCTGTGCATGAGGCTAGGTCTGGAGACCTGGATTCATCCCCACTGGAGATGCTGCCGGTGGTGGGCGAGAGATAAGCTGTGTCGGGCCCACGTCGAAACATTCAGGTAAGAAGTTAAACGACTAGCCACTCCAGAGGTCCTTGTCCATAATGACAGAGGCCGGACCCTGCCAGAATGCAAATGACCCGACCAAGAGCTGACCAACTCCGAGAGGTACACACGCAGACCTTTAAACCAGACCGGCTCCCACGTCGTTAGAAGAACGGCCCTTTCCCTGGGACCCCACCGTACACTGCTGTgttccttctccatctccttaattctttttatcttcttcttgcatcCTTTCTATACATTTCACATCTTGCTGTCTACTGCTGGCTCCTGGGAGGGAATGAATTTTATGCTTCTGACCTCAGTGTCTGCATAGAGCTCAATATATATACTGAGTGCAGTctcaatatatattttggaacgattttaaaaataaactaggtattaaaacaacaacaaaacagagcaTCCCTGGAGACTCTCCAATTCAGACTTTGctggttttccttcctttcccttctgccCCATCTCCCAAATTTATGAGGTCATTTTAAGTTCGACTCCGTCCTCGCTGTGAGCGATTATAAGCAGCTTTGGGCAGCCCAGTCTTCGCGAGGCTGATAGTTCTGAGGCCTGAATGCTCCCGCTGGACGGCTGTTAGCGGCTGCACTCTCtcggagggagaagggagagaggcgAACGGGGTGGGGAGGCCAGAGACTGGCAGAAGGATCCCACTCCCTCTTGGGCACCACCTGAGTGTGGAGCCTTGGGCAGGAAGGCTGCTGGGACAGTGTTGTTAAGATCACTGACTTTGTGTGTCTTCTGCCTGGTGTAAAACTAGGCcgatttgtttcttcctttttcacttaaCGCTCCACACCCAGCCCACACTCCGGCTGTTTCTTCAGGTTGTGGACGTGCCCACAAGGACCACTCAGTGTGATCAGGGGACTCCAGAGACTCCCCCATGGCCTTGCATGAAGGTCTGCTGTGCCGGCCAGCCTCGGGCAGGGGGCCAGCCCCTCGTCCCCGAGCCCCCGGACTCATGAGCCTTCAGGGGACATTGTGAAACACTGGACCAACCCGCATGGAACAAAAAATTTACTTGCTAAAATTCACGCCCCATGCACTAATTCAGTTCAGGAACGGGATCCAGGGATTCATGTGTCTTAGCATGTTCTGTCCGTGTCTTCTATTGAGAGACACATTTGGACCTCAGGCCAAAGTTGTTCAGATGTGGGGCCCGGACATCCTAACAGCTTATGAGCTCACTGTGCGTCAGTCAGCATGCTTGTGCTTTCCTTATGTACTTTGTGAGGTAAACATTCAcagctcattttatagatgaagaaacttggAGGCTAAGAAACTTGCCCTTGGCCACCCAACTTGTTTGTAATAGGCCTGAGATTAAAATCCAGGTCTCAAGGGCTTCAAAACCcaactgctgtatttaaaatagataaccaacgaggacctactgtatagcccagggagctctgctcagtactctgtaatgacctaaatggggaaagaatttgaaaaagaatagatacatgtataggtataactgaatcactttcctgtatacctgaaactatcacaacattgttaatcaactatactccaatataaaataaaaattaaaaacaaaacaaaacaacatacaaacaaaaaacccccaatcTCACCAATAGGGTGAACCACGCTATCTTATTGTAGGTGCATCTGCCCCAAGACTGGGCGTTCTTCAGTTGTGTGTAGCCACGGGAAGGATACATGTAGTTAattaggaatgaatgaatgcatatggTATAAAACATACTCTTAAATGAATCACACATATTTAAACACATCTCTACCTTTGATTGATAATGTGATATACAGGGTCAAATTTCTACAGCCCTATGATCATTCTCTTGCACCAATCCTCGTCTCCTTTGCTCCCTCTTCGTTCCTTTGCAGTCACTAGGCAAAAGCACACCCCATCTCTTTACCTGTTCCACACCTGCACCTGGGTTAAGTGGTCTCACTTGAAATTCGTGATCGTTATTTTCAGGAGGGGCCCGAAATGCTGCCTGACCATTACCCGTATTTCCTGCTTCCCCTCACTCTATTTTAGCGTGAAGTGGATGATGATTTCAcacctcctcctttctcctcaaaCCAGTTACCGGCCTCGTGCCCAGGTCCTCTGACTTCCCTTCTGTTATTGTGTCCCTGCTCTTATCTCGAGCCAACTTGTCCCCGTGTGCACGAGGTCTCCAATAAAGTTGTCGCTCACCTTTCCACTTTTCTCTCCCCCATCATTAATTTTCCCCTCTCTACCGATCTTTCAAGGCAGCATGAAAACacgttgctgctgctgctttaaaaaaaaatccccccttGCTGGCCGCTCTTCCTTCCCCTCCGTCTCCTCGCCTTGCAGACTCCTGGCCGCAGCCTGGGTCTCTCCCCTCTCACTAGCCACACTGACTTCGTAAGGATGTTCTGCTGTGTATTTCCGGGCCCGACTTCTAGATATGCAGCTGCCTGCGGGAGAGTCTCCTTTTGGATTCGTAATAGTTGTCTCTCCTGATCTCCAACCCAGTCCCAAGCCCCGCCATCCATCACACCTGCTCCGCACCTCCTGCTTTGTCTGCTGTCTTCCCATCTCTTGTAGCTGCTGAGGTCAAAACCTGGGAGTTGTCAGTCAtccttgccttttctctttctttcacatctCACACCCCACTAATCAGCAAATCttgttggctctaccttcagaATAGATCTGGAATCTGGCTACTTCTTACCACATCCCAGCTAGCCTCCTGATCCAAACCTTGAACATTTCTCCTAATGGTGTCTCTGTTTCCATCCTTGGCTGCCAACTTCATCCTCctcattgtattctttttttttttttttggccacgccacgcggcatgtgggatcttagttcctctgccaggggttgaacccgtgcccctggcaggggaagcgcagagtcttcaccactggacctgccagggaagtccacctcATTGTATTCTTAACACAGCAAGTAAAGCGATTCTGTGAAAACATAGGTTGGATGATGTCAATTCTCTGCCCAGAAACTTCTATGGCTTTCCATCTCCCTCAGAGTAGAAGCCAAAGATCTTCAGATGGCCACCAGGTACTGTGCGACTTGACCTCTCACTACCTCTCTGCACTCATCTGCTATTATCCTCTGGCTCGTGCCCCTCTAGCTGCAGGCCTCCTCACTGTTGCTTGAGCTCACCAAGCATGcctctgccacagggcctttgaacttctgttccatctgcctggaatactctttcCCTGGAGACTGCATGGCTCACTCCTGTGTTTCCTTCAGGTCTCAAGTCACCTCCTCAGTGAGGCCCTCCCTGACTCTCCTATTTAAACTTGTGATCCTTTATATCCTCTAATCTGTCCCAACCTTATTGCCATCCAATGAACcaggtattttatttctatatgtgcttattgtctgtttcctttccctagGACATCAGCTCACAAGGGCaagggattttgtctgttttgttaatgctgtattcccagtgcctaaaATCCTGCCGGtgactgttgaatgaataaacaatccCATAGAAACACATTCACTCTCCTTGTTACTCAACTCCATTGTTTTCAGAGCGCCTCACCAAATCCTTCTCTTTTTAACAGGGTGATTCTGGAACTTATTTGCAGTTACAGGTCCTGGATAATTATCAGAAAGTAGATGTCTTCTCCTGTCTCCATCACACCCTCCCTTTATCTATGAGGAACCACTGTTTGGGTCTAGGAGaaaccgatttttttttttttaattgaagtatagttgatttacaatgttatgttagtttctggtgtacagtaaagtgatccagacatatgtatatatacacacacacacacacatatatattctttttcattataggttattacaagatactgaatatagttccctgtgctgtacagtaggtccttgttgtttatctagtttatatatggtagtttgtatctgctaatcccaaactccgaaTTTATCCTTCTCCCATGCCTTtcaccctttggtaaccataagtttgttttctctgtctgtgagtctgtttctgttttgtaaataagttcatctgtatcatattttagattccacatataaatgatatcgtatgatatttgtttttctctgacttacttcacttagcatgataatctctaggtccatccatgttgctgcacatggcgttatttcattcttttttatggctgagtagtattctgttgtgtatgtatgtaccacatctttatccattcatctgtcaatagacatttaggttgcttgcatgtcttggttattgtgaatagtgctgctatgaacattgaactgcatgtaacttttcaaattatggttttctcccgatatatgcccaggagtgggattgctggatcatatggtgactctatttttagttctctaaggaacctccatactgttctccgtagtgcctgcaccagtttacattcccatcaacagtaaaGAAGGGTTCCCTTCATACCCAGAGAAGCTACTTTTAATTATCTCAGTCAAGGCTTGCAC contains these protein-coding regions:
- the FAM180A gene encoding protein FAM180A isoform X2, with amino-acid sequence MCWKTLLLLLLYYDAQATLSHRWSRAVLFPAAHRPKRSSSVPLNPVLQSSLEEVELLYEFLLAELEISPDLKISIKDEELSSLRKASDFRAICNDVIPKSIPDIRRLSASLSNHPGTLKKEDFERTALTLAYTAYRTASSQGHQKDIWAQSLLSLFHALRHDLMRSSCPRASP
- the FAM180A gene encoding protein FAM180A isoform X1, with translation MANLGVHPREKPLHAAARRAHSFFLSAVLFPAAHRPKRSSSVPLNPVLQSSLEEVELLYEFLLAELEISPDLKISIKDEELSSLRKASDFRAICNDVIPKSIPDIRRLSASLSNHPGTLKKEDFERTALTLAYTAYRTASSQGHQKDIWAQSLLSLFHALRHDLMRSSCPRASP